In the Helianthus annuus cultivar XRQ/B chromosome 11, HanXRQr2.0-SUNRISE, whole genome shotgun sequence genome, one interval contains:
- the LOC110892145 gene encoding basic blue protein: protein MVEGRGRVMVAMVVLCLLVVAFQCEVALATTYVVGDDNGWTFNVAGWENGKNFNAGDVLVFNYPQGAHNVVAVNKEGYDGCSTTPSDAKVYTSGNDQITLVKGFNNFICSYSGHCDSGMKIQISVS, encoded by the exons ATGGTTGAGGGAAGAGGCCGAGTAATGGTGGCAATGGTGGTGCTTTGTCTACTAGTGGTGGCGTTTCAATGCGAGGTAGCTCTAGCAACTACTTATGTTGTCGGGGATGACAATGGTTGGACGTTTAACGTCGCTGGCTGGGAAAACGGCAAGAATTTCAACGCAGGCGACGTCCTTG TGTTTAACTACCCACAAGGAGCACATAATGTGGTAGCCGTGAACAAGGAAGGCTATGATGGGTGCAGCACAACCCCAAGCGATGCAAAGGTGTACACAAGtggaaatgaccaaattacccttgtgAAGGGTTTTAACAACTTCATTTGTAGTTACTCTGGTCACTGTGATAGTGGCAtgaagattcaaatctctgtgtCTTAA